From Cronobacter turicensis z3032, the proteins below share one genomic window:
- the rluD gene encoding Ribosomal large subunit pseudouridine synthase D, whose translation MYMAQRVQLTATVSESQLGQRLDQALAELFPDYSRSRIKEWILDQRVLVNDQMCDTPKEKVLGGERVAINAEIEEEARFEPQDIPLDIVYEDDDILVINKPRDLVVHPGAGNPDGTVLNALLHYYPPIVDVPRAGIVHRLDKDTTGLMVVAKTVPAQTRLVEALQLREITREYEAVAIGHMTAGGTVSEPISRHPTKRTHMSVHPMGKPAVTHYRIMEHFRIHTRLRLRLETGRTHQIRVHMAHITHPLVGDQLYGGRPRPPKGASEAFIQALRKFDRQALHATMLRLYHPVSGILMEWHAPIPQDMVDLIDALRADFEAHKDGVDWL comes from the coding sequence CTGTATATGGCACAACGAGTACAACTCACCGCAACGGTGTCCGAGTCACAACTCGGTCAACGCTTAGATCAGGCTTTGGCCGAATTGTTCCCGGATTATTCACGTTCACGCATAAAAGAATGGATCCTCGACCAGCGCGTGCTGGTAAACGACCAGATGTGCGATACGCCGAAAGAGAAAGTGTTGGGTGGAGAACGTGTCGCCATCAATGCTGAAATAGAAGAAGAAGCGCGCTTCGAGCCGCAGGATATCCCGCTCGATATCGTCTATGAAGATGACGATATCCTGGTTATCAATAAGCCGCGCGATCTGGTGGTTCACCCGGGCGCCGGTAACCCGGACGGCACCGTGCTGAACGCGCTGCTGCACTATTACCCGCCTATCGTCGATGTTCCGCGCGCGGGCATTGTGCATCGTCTGGATAAAGACACGACCGGCCTGATGGTGGTCGCGAAAACCGTCCCGGCGCAGACGCGCCTGGTCGAAGCGCTGCAGCTGCGCGAAATCACCCGCGAATATGAGGCGGTGGCGATCGGTCATATGACGGCGGGCGGTACGGTCAGCGAGCCTATCAGCCGCCACCCGACCAAACGCACGCATATGTCGGTGCACCCGATGGGCAAGCCGGCAGTGACGCATTACCGCATCATGGAGCATTTTCGGATTCACACCCGCCTGCGCCTGCGCCTCGAAACCGGCCGTACGCACCAGATCCGCGTACATATGGCGCATATCACGCATCCGCTGGTGGGCGATCAGCTTTATGGTGGCCGTCCGCGTCCGCCAAAAGGCGCGAGTGAGGCGTTTATTCAGGCGCTGCGTAAGTTTGACCGCCAGGCGCTCCATGCGACGATGCTGCGTCTCTATCATCCTGTCAGCGGCATTCTGATGGAGTGGCATGCGCCAATTCCGCAGGATATGGTCGATCTTATCGACGCGCTGCGTGCCGATTTCGAAGCC
- the yfiO gene encoding UPF0169 lipoprotein yfiO, which produces MAGCSGSKEEVPDNPPSEIYATAQQKLQDGNWKAAITQLEALDNRYPFGPYSQQVQLDLIYAYYKNADLPLAQAAIDRFIRLNPTHPNIDYVIYMRGLTNMALDDSALQGFFGVDRSDRDPQHARDAFRDFSKLVRGYPQSQYSTDATKRLVYLKDRLSKYELSVAQYYTKRGAWVAVVNRVDGMLRDYPDTQATHEGLGLMENAYRELQLNAQADKVAKIIAANNTGA; this is translated from the coding sequence TTGGCGGGCTGCTCCGGTTCTAAGGAAGAGGTGCCCGATAATCCGCCTTCAGAGATCTACGCGACTGCGCAGCAAAAGCTGCAGGACGGTAACTGGAAAGCGGCAATAACGCAACTGGAAGCGTTAGATAACCGTTATCCGTTTGGCCCTTATTCTCAGCAGGTACAGCTGGATCTGATCTACGCCTATTATAAAAATGCCGATCTGCCGCTGGCCCAGGCCGCTATTGACCGCTTCATTCGCCTTAACCCGACCCACCCGAATATCGACTACGTGATCTACATGCGCGGCCTGACCAACATGGCGCTGGATGATAGCGCGCTGCAGGGCTTCTTCGGCGTCGATCGCAGCGACCGCGATCCGCAGCATGCGCGCGACGCGTTCCGCGACTTCTCGAAACTGGTCCGCGGCTATCCGCAGAGCCAGTATTCAACCGACGCCACCAAACGTCTGGTCTATCTGAAAGATCGTCTGTCGAAATATGAGCTTTCCGTTGCGCAATACTACACCAAACGCGGCGCGTGGGTGGCGGTTGTGAATCGTGTGGACGGTATGTTGCGTGATTATCCGGATACCCAGGCGACCCATGAAGGTCTGGGCCTGATGGAAAATGCCTATCGCGAGCTGCAGCTCAATGCGCAGGCGGATAAAGTGGCGAAAATTATCGCCGCGAACAACACCGGCGCCTGA
- the raiA gene encoding Ribosome-associated inhibitor A, which yields MTMNITSKQMEITPAIRQHVADRLAKLEKWQTHLINPHIILSKEPQGFVADATINTPNGHLVASAKHEDMYTAINELINKLERQLNKVQHKGEARRTTGSVKDANLTEIEEEEE from the coding sequence ATGACAATGAACATTACCAGCAAACAGATGGAAATCACCCCCGCTATCCGCCAGCACGTCGCCGACCGTCTCGCCAAACTTGAAAAATGGCAAACTCATCTGATCAATCCGCATATCATTTTATCTAAAGAACCCCAGGGGTTCGTCGCTGACGCCACCATCAATACGCCTAACGGGCACCTGGTCGCCAGCGCCAAACATGAAGATATGTACACGGCTATTAATGAACTCATTAACAAGCTGGAAAGGCAACTGAACAAGGTGCAGCATAAAGGCGAAGCCCGCCGCACCACTGGCTCCGTTAAAGACGCTAACCTCACCGAAATCGAAGAAGAAGAAGAGTAA
- the pheA gene encoding P-protein, with protein sequence MTAENPLLALRDKISALDEQLLALLAQRRTLAVEVGKAKLATHRPVRDIDRERDLLERLISLGKTHHLDAHYITRLFQLIIEDSVLTQQALLQQHLNQTNPHSARIAFLGPKGSYSHLAARQYAARHFDHFIESGCAKFHDIFNQVETGQADYAVVPIENTSSGAINDVYDLLQHTSLSIVGELTLPIDHCVLVSTSTTLEKIETVYSHPQPFQQCSQFLKRYPNWKIEYCESTAAAMEKVAHASSPYVAALGSEAGGALYGLQVLERNLANQTQNITRFVVLARKAINVSDQVPAKTTLLIATGQQAGALVEALLVLRNHNLIMTKLESRPINGNPWEEMFYLDVQANLHDAAMQQALKELAEITRSMKVLGCYPSENVVPVDPA encoded by the coding sequence ATGACTGCGGAAAACCCGTTGCTGGCCCTGCGCGATAAGATAAGCGCGCTGGATGAACAATTACTCGCCCTGCTGGCGCAACGCCGAACGCTGGCCGTTGAAGTGGGCAAAGCGAAACTCGCCACCCATCGTCCGGTCAGGGATATCGATCGCGAGCGCGATTTACTGGAGCGGCTGATTAGCCTTGGCAAAACCCACCATCTCGACGCGCACTACATCACCCGGCTTTTTCAGCTGATCATCGAAGACTCTGTTCTTACCCAGCAGGCGCTGCTCCAGCAGCATCTTAACCAGACCAATCCGCACTCCGCCCGTATCGCGTTTCTCGGCCCGAAAGGCTCTTATTCGCACCTGGCCGCCCGCCAGTACGCGGCCCGCCATTTCGATCACTTCATTGAAAGCGGCTGCGCGAAATTCCACGACATTTTCAATCAGGTCGAGACCGGCCAGGCCGATTACGCCGTGGTGCCGATCGAGAACACCAGCTCCGGCGCGATTAACGACGTCTACGATCTGCTGCAACACACCAGCCTGTCGATTGTCGGCGAGCTGACGCTGCCTATCGATCACTGCGTGCTGGTCTCCACCTCCACCACGCTTGAGAAAATCGAAACCGTTTACAGCCATCCGCAGCCGTTCCAGCAGTGCAGCCAGTTCCTCAAACGCTACCCGAACTGGAAAATCGAATATTGCGAAAGCACTGCCGCCGCGATGGAGAAAGTCGCGCACGCCAGCTCCCCGTATGTCGCCGCACTCGGCAGCGAAGCGGGCGGTGCGCTGTACGGTTTGCAGGTGCTGGAGCGCAACCTTGCCAACCAGACGCAGAACATCACCCGCTTTGTGGTGCTGGCCCGTAAGGCAATCAATGTGTCCGATCAGGTGCCGGCGAAAACCACGCTGTTAATCGCCACCGGCCAGCAGGCTGGCGCGCTGGTCGAAGCGTTACTGGTGCTGCGTAATCACAATCTGATTATGACGAAGCTGGAGTCGCGTCCGATTAACGGCAACCCGTGGGAAGAGATGTTCTATCTGGATGTTCAGGCGAACCTCCACGATGCCGCGATGCAGCAGGCGCTGAAAGAACTTGCGGAGATCACCCGGTCGATGAAAGTGCTGGGCTGCTACCCGAGCGAAAACGTGGTGCCGGTCGATCCGGCGTAA